A single genomic interval of Brevibacillus brevis harbors:
- a CDS encoding amidohydrolase family protein, which translates to MRVDFHTHIIPEDLPNLAERFHGERWPVLHRTCTCGATIMVGGKVFREVTDQVWEPEKRIHDMQQEGVDMQVLSPIPVTFSYWAPAAEAEVMARIQNDFIAETVNQHPNHFIGLGTVPLQDTETAIREMDRCMHDLGLRGIEIGTNVNGNNLDDPELIPFFDRCQAWDVPLFVHPWETLGRERMPRHNLMYTVGMPSETALAAASLILGGVIEKFPRLKICFAHGGGSFPYILPRLDQGWRVWPHLRLTDQPPSVYAKQFYFDSLTYDPLNIRYMMKRFGEDKIMMGSDYPFLLRETPPGEVIDHTLELTDGQKRALLGENALRFLNIKEMNRP; encoded by the coding sequence ATGCGAGTAGACTTCCATACCCACATTATTCCAGAGGATCTTCCCAACCTGGCTGAACGATTTCATGGCGAGCGCTGGCCAGTTCTGCACCGCACTTGCACATGCGGGGCAACTATCATGGTCGGGGGCAAAGTTTTTCGCGAAGTGACCGATCAGGTGTGGGAACCCGAAAAACGGATTCATGACATGCAGCAAGAAGGCGTGGATATGCAGGTGTTGTCGCCCATTCCGGTCACGTTTTCCTACTGGGCCCCGGCAGCCGAAGCGGAAGTGATGGCCCGGATTCAAAACGATTTTATCGCAGAGACGGTCAACCAGCATCCGAATCATTTCATCGGATTGGGTACAGTTCCATTGCAAGACACCGAGACAGCCATTCGGGAAATGGATCGCTGCATGCACGACCTCGGCCTGAGAGGAATCGAAATCGGTACCAATGTAAATGGCAACAATCTGGACGACCCGGAACTGATTCCTTTTTTTGATAGGTGTCAGGCATGGGATGTGCCACTCTTCGTCCATCCATGGGAGACGCTGGGCAGAGAACGGATGCCGCGGCACAACCTGATGTACACCGTCGGGATGCCAAGCGAGACAGCGCTTGCCGCAGCAAGTCTTATCTTGGGCGGCGTGATCGAGAAGTTTCCGCGCCTGAAAATCTGCTTTGCTCATGGCGGCGGCTCTTTTCCTTATATTTTACCCAGGCTAGACCAAGGCTGGAGGGTATGGCCGCATCTGCGTCTGACCGATCAACCGCCTAGTGTGTACGCGAAACAATTCTATTTTGATTCTTTGACGTACGACCCACTGAACATCCGATACATGATGAAGCGCTTTGGCGAAGATAAAATCATGATGGGATCAGATTATCCCTTCCTGCTTCGTGAAACACCTCCCGGAGAAGTCATCGATCATACCTTGGAGCTGACTGACGGACAGAAGCGGGCGTTGCTGGGTGAAAACGCGCTTCGCTTCCTGAACATAAAGGAGATGAACAGACCGTGA
- a CDS encoding Cfr family 23S rRNA (adenine(2503)-C(8))-methyltransferase, producing the protein MKLTSKYETIRRILSEFKQPEYRYAQIMDAIFKQNIGEYGRMTMLPKFLRDELNRILGPNVCSIVPVKELTSKQVSKVLFAIPGDERVEAVRLTYERGWKSYCISTQCGCGFGCKFCATGTIGLKRNLTADEITDQLLYFRLNGHTLDSISFMGMGEALANPHIFDAMTILTDPYLFGLGHRRITISTIGLLPGIDKLTREFPQVNLTFSLHSPFDDQRSELMPINDRFPVGDVLMALDRHIRQTGRKVYIAYILLRGVNDSTAHAEAVAELLRGRGSWEHLYHVNLIPFNSTEVTPDSYRQSDPTRIRAFARILKSKGISITVRTQFGSDINAACGQLYRSE; encoded by the coding sequence ATGAAACTAACCTCGAAATATGAAACGATTCGGCGAATTTTGTCCGAATTCAAGCAGCCCGAGTATCGCTATGCTCAGATTATGGACGCAATTTTTAAGCAAAACATCGGCGAATACGGACGGATGACCATGCTACCAAAATTTTTGCGCGACGAGTTGAACCGGATACTTGGCCCGAACGTTTGCAGTATCGTTCCGGTAAAGGAACTCACGTCGAAACAGGTCAGCAAGGTGCTGTTTGCTATTCCGGGCGACGAACGCGTGGAGGCTGTACGACTTACTTATGAGCGGGGGTGGAAATCGTATTGTATTTCCACACAGTGCGGCTGCGGATTCGGGTGCAAATTTTGTGCTACCGGTACCATTGGCCTGAAACGAAATCTGACCGCCGACGAAATCACCGACCAATTGCTGTACTTTCGCTTGAACGGCCACACTTTGGACAGCATCTCATTCATGGGTATGGGGGAGGCGCTTGCCAACCCGCATATTTTTGATGCAATGACGATATTGACTGATCCGTATCTCTTTGGTTTAGGACATCGACGTATTACGATTTCCACTATCGGCCTGTTGCCGGGAATCGACAAGCTGACTCGGGAGTTTCCCCAGGTCAATTTAACCTTCTCGCTGCATTCGCCGTTCGACGATCAGCGAAGCGAGCTGATGCCGATCAACGACCGATTCCCAGTCGGCGACGTACTGATGGCATTGGATCGTCACATCCGGCAAACAGGAAGAAAGGTATATATTGCGTATATTCTACTTCGTGGAGTAAACGACTCGACGGCGCATGCCGAAGCAGTTGCCGAGTTGCTAAGGGGAAGGGGATCTTGGGAACATCTCTACCATGTTAACCTGATTCCATTCAATTCGACCGAAGTTACGCCAGACAGCTATCGACAATCTGATCCTACTCGGATTAGAGCGTTTGCTCGGATTTTGAAGTCCAAGGGTATAAGCATCACGGTCCGAACTCAATTCGGATCGGACATTAACGCGGCATGCGGCCAGCTATACCGTTCTGAATAA
- a CDS encoding helix-turn-helix domain-containing protein — protein MAKEVRTVCFDKKLKMEAYCFKGVMQKFPNHFHDYYVLGFIEKGKRFLLCKNQEYIINAGDVIIFNPRDAHTCEQVDGKTLDYRSLNIPESIMRQAVREITGREYLPRFTQTVLYRSELATSLRELHLMISEGDIDFKKEELFLFLIEQLIQEYSDDVPEQCIQEPASEMRMICDYLESNYANTITLDQLSDLTKVSKYHLLRSFTKQKGISPYSYLETIRIGNAKKLLEQGIPPMEVAFQTGFSDQSHFSHFFKKLIGLTPKQYMKIFEPITESHLPDGRKSNNG, from the coding sequence ATGGCTAAAGAGGTTCGAACGGTCTGTTTTGATAAAAAATTAAAAATGGAGGCATACTGCTTTAAAGGAGTTATGCAGAAATTCCCAAATCATTTTCATGATTATTACGTTTTGGGCTTTATCGAAAAGGGGAAACGTTTTCTATTATGCAAAAATCAGGAATATATCATAAACGCCGGCGATGTAATCATTTTTAACCCACGTGATGCTCATACTTGTGAACAAGTAGACGGGAAAACGCTGGACTATCGAAGTCTTAACATTCCTGAAAGTATTATGCGACAAGCCGTTCGGGAAATCACAGGAAGGGAATATCTGCCCCGCTTCACACAAACAGTTCTTTATCGCAGCGAACTCGCAACATCCCTGCGGGAGCTTCATCTGATGATTTCCGAGGGAGACATTGACTTTAAGAAGGAGGAGCTGTTTCTGTTTCTCATCGAGCAGCTCATACAAGAATATTCCGATGATGTACCCGAACAGTGCATACAAGAGCCTGCCTCTGAAATGAGAATGATCTGTGATTACTTGGAATCCAATTACGCAAATACAATTACGCTTGACCAGTTGAGCGATTTAACGAAAGTAAGCAAATATCATCTGCTGCGTTCTTTTACCAAACAAAAAGGTATCTCCCCATATAGTTATCTGGAAACAATTCGGATCGGAAATGCCAAAAAATTGTTAGAACAAGGGATTCCGCCGATGGAGGTCGCTTTTCAAACTGGTTTTAGCGACCAAAGTCACTTTTCTCATTTTTTCAAAAAACTGATCGGTTTAACACCTAAGCAATACATGAAGATATTTGAACCCATAACAGAATCGCATTTGCCGGATGGCAGGAAGAGTAATAATGGATAA
- a CDS encoding RidA family protein gives MKHQTETPEQRLQAMGLSLPEPRQAAGNYVGCVQTGNLLFLAGQGTNEYRGKLGQDVTIEEGYLAARQCMLNLLSVAKQELGELGRVKRVVKILGFVNSDPAFIDQPKVMNGASDLLVELFGEKGRHGRSAVGMAQLPLNNAVEVEMILEIES, from the coding sequence GTGAAGCATCAGACTGAAACGCCGGAACAACGTCTACAGGCTATGGGTCTATCCCTGCCCGAACCGAGACAGGCGGCTGGTAATTATGTCGGTTGTGTCCAAACAGGCAATCTTCTCTTTCTGGCAGGCCAAGGGACAAACGAATATCGAGGGAAGCTGGGACAGGATGTCACGATAGAGGAAGGCTACCTAGCTGCCAGGCAGTGTATGCTCAATCTTCTGTCTGTTGCCAAACAAGAGCTAGGGGAACTGGGTAGAGTCAAACGAGTGGTCAAAATACTCGGATTCGTTAACAGCGATCCAGCCTTTATAGATCAGCCTAAAGTCATGAATGGGGCATCCGATTTGTTGGTGGAGCTATTCGGAGAGAAAGGCAGGCATGGGCGGTCTGCTGTAGGAATGGCCCAGCTCCCGCTAAATAACGCCGTAGAAGTAGAGATGATCTTGGAAATCGAGAGTTAG
- a CDS encoding acetaldehyde dehydrogenase (acetylating): MKKVKVAILGSGNIGTDLMTKLGRSPVLELTSMIGIDPESDGLRRAKAAGYYVFDGGLEHFLESATELADIVFDATSARAHIRHAKALREAGKLAIDLTPAAVGPYVVPSVNLGAHLNEKNINLITCGGQATIPIVHAIGSVSPVSYAEIVATISSKSAGPGTRSNIDEFTETTAHGIEAIGGAKKGKAIIILNPAEPPILMRDTVYAVVEEGADRQTIVKAIHQTIAYIQAYVPGYRLRSEPIFDENKITIFLEVEGAGDYLPTYSGNLDIMTATAVKVAEEYAKYTVGIATGI; encoded by the coding sequence ATGAAGAAAGTAAAAGTAGCAATACTGGGCTCGGGTAACATCGGGACAGACCTGATGACCAAGCTTGGAAGGTCGCCAGTTCTTGAACTGACGTCCATGATTGGAATCGATCCTGAATCGGATGGCCTGCGTAGAGCAAAGGCAGCTGGATACTACGTATTTGACGGCGGATTAGAACACTTTTTGGAAAGCGCTACGGAACTTGCGGATATCGTCTTTGACGCTACTTCAGCTCGTGCACATATTCGGCATGCCAAGGCGCTCAGGGAGGCAGGAAAGCTCGCCATCGATCTGACGCCTGCTGCTGTGGGTCCCTATGTTGTACCATCTGTGAATCTCGGTGCGCATTTGAATGAAAAGAACATCAATCTGATCACATGCGGCGGCCAGGCTACGATTCCGATTGTTCATGCGATAGGGAGTGTGAGTCCGGTCAGCTACGCAGAGATCGTGGCCACTATTTCCAGTAAAAGCGCGGGTCCCGGTACACGTTCCAACATCGACGAATTTACGGAGACGACCGCACATGGAATCGAAGCGATTGGCGGAGCGAAGAAAGGCAAGGCGATCATCATCCTGAATCCGGCGGAGCCACCGATCCTGATGAGAGATACGGTCTATGCAGTAGTGGAGGAGGGTGCGGACCGACAGACGATCGTGAAGGCTATCCACCAGACTATTGCCTATATTCAAGCATACGTTCCTGGTTACCGACTGCGCTCAGAACCAATCTTTGATGAAAACAAAATCACCATTTTTTTGGAGGTAGAAGGCGCGGGCGACTACCTCCCTACTTATTCTGGCAATCTGGATATCATGACGGCGACAGCGGTGAAGGTAGCAGAGGAATATGCCAAGTATACTGTCGGCATTGCCACGGGTATATAG
- a CDS encoding 2-keto-4-pentenoate hydratase codes for MDMEKITRFADHLAAASREGVGVAPLTLLEPQISEIEAYHVQLKTIERKVKEGARITGKKIGLTSRAMQTLLGVEQPDYGHLLDDMVVENNGELPFEHVLQPKVEAEIAFLLKSDLEGPHVTIFDVLMATEYVVPALEIVDSRIANWQIKLEDTIADNASSGFYVLGGHPVKPQDLDLPLVGMAFYKNQELVNTGVGAAALGNPAFCVAWLANKLYELGMTLKAGEIILSGALSAAVEAKPGDVFHTRIAGLGSVGVRFGK; via the coding sequence GTGGACATGGAAAAGATCACGCGATTTGCCGATCATTTAGCGGCGGCGAGTCGTGAAGGGGTGGGAGTAGCGCCACTCACTTTACTGGAACCGCAAATCAGCGAGATAGAGGCATACCACGTTCAATTGAAGACGATTGAGCGAAAAGTGAAAGAAGGCGCGAGGATTACAGGGAAAAAAATTGGCCTGACCTCTCGTGCCATGCAGACACTGCTTGGCGTGGAACAGCCAGACTATGGACATCTTTTGGACGACATGGTGGTTGAAAACAACGGAGAACTGCCTTTCGAGCATGTCCTTCAGCCAAAAGTTGAAGCAGAAATTGCCTTTCTGCTGAAGAGCGATCTGGAAGGGCCACATGTAACCATCTTTGACGTCTTGATGGCAACGGAATATGTAGTGCCTGCTTTGGAAATCGTGGACAGCCGTATAGCCAACTGGCAAATCAAACTAGAAGACACAATTGCGGACAATGCATCCTCGGGCTTCTATGTGCTGGGTGGACATCCTGTGAAACCGCAAGATCTGGATCTTCCTCTGGTAGGAATGGCGTTTTATAAAAATCAGGAGCTGGTCAATACCGGTGTTGGTGCAGCCGCATTGGGCAATCCCGCATTTTGTGTGGCGTGGTTAGCAAACAAGCTGTACGAGTTAGGAATGACACTCAAAGCAGGAGAAATCATCTTGTCCGGTGCGTTATCGGCAGCAGTTGAAGCTAAGCCTGGCGATGTATTTCACACACGGATTGCTGGACTTGGTTCAGTAGGAGTCAGGTTTGGCAAGTAA
- a CDS encoding GNAT family N-acetyltransferase has product MDIFIRELRAGDDDCGTSIDGSFIVDSTLVLQLMGQRIGYTVKEIPLRNKSYDDEPLEEDTVEDYSNYIGNPHQIIYLALVNNQVVGQIVLKRNWNKYACVEDIKVDKRYRGYGVGKKLIEQAKRWTKEAGMTGVMLETQSNNVRACKFYESCGFVIGGFDSYVYKGLVKDSEEIAIYWYLMLD; this is encoded by the coding sequence ATGGATATTTTCATTAGAGAACTGAGGGCTGGGGACGATGATTGTGGTACAAGCATAGATGGGAGCTTTATCGTAGACTCTACCCTTGTCTTGCAACTAATGGGACAGCGAATCGGCTATACGGTGAAGGAGATACCTCTTAGGAATAAAAGCTACGATGATGAACCGCTTGAAGAAGATACTGTTGAAGATTATTCGAACTATATCGGCAATCCCCATCAAATCATTTATTTAGCGCTCGTAAATAATCAAGTTGTGGGTCAGATTGTTTTGAAAAGAAATTGGAACAAATATGCCTGTGTGGAAGATATCAAAGTTGATAAGCGATATAGAGGATACGGTGTCGGTAAAAAACTAATCGAACAGGCTAAACGCTGGACGAAGGAGGCCGGTATGACGGGAGTCATGCTGGAGACACAAAGTAATAATGTCCGCGCATGTAAATTCTACGAAAGTTGTGGCTTTGTCATCGGAGGTTTCGATTCCTACGTCTACAAAGGTCTAGTTAAAGATAGTGAAGAGATAGCGATTTATTGGTATCTCATGCTTGATTAA
- a CDS encoding aldehyde dehydrogenase, translating into MSQTAKENQERKAAKLFIDGDYVDAVSGETFDTINPATNLKLASVANASEQDVKRAIDVAQRTFESGVWSETTVDERAKILCKMADLVMERVDELALVETLDVGKPIKESRGFDIPRAAANLRFFAEMAKYLVHEHYEMRHFMSYAKYAPAGVTSLIIPWNLPFMQMTWKASAALAAGNTVVVKPASYTPLSAVMLGEIANEAGLPPGVLNIITGPGGTVGTAMTTHPHVRRISFVGESNTGKTVMQNAASHLIPVSLELGGKSANIVFEDADLDEAVKGSVEAIFRNQGEICLAGSRLLVQESVYDQFLDKFVAAVQRIKVGNPLEPETDMGALVSRSHLETVVDYIQIGLEEGAKLGCGGKRISGLGDGNFLEPTVLYDVDNKMRVAQEEIFGPVVVIIPFRSEEDAIRIANDSAYGLAGVVWTNNLRRAHRVADRVKSGLLWINCWYVRDLRTPFGGAKDSGIGREGGRHSFEFYSEIKTVTMKL; encoded by the coding sequence ATGAGTCAGACTGCCAAGGAAAATCAGGAACGAAAAGCCGCCAAGCTTTTCATAGACGGAGATTACGTGGACGCTGTTTCCGGTGAAACCTTCGATACGATCAACCCCGCGACAAATCTCAAGCTGGCTTCTGTTGCCAATGCAAGTGAGCAGGATGTAAAAAGAGCGATCGACGTAGCGCAGCGTACGTTTGAGTCAGGCGTTTGGAGTGAGACGACCGTAGATGAGCGCGCCAAGATTCTCTGCAAAATGGCTGACCTGGTGATGGAGCGTGTGGACGAACTCGCTTTGGTGGAAACGCTCGATGTCGGCAAACCAATCAAAGAAAGCCGGGGCTTCGATATTCCGAGAGCGGCAGCAAATTTGCGCTTCTTTGCCGAAATGGCCAAATACTTGGTCCATGAGCATTATGAAATGCGCCATTTTATGTCCTACGCCAAATATGCTCCGGCAGGTGTGACCAGTCTGATCATTCCATGGAATTTGCCCTTCATGCAGATGACCTGGAAAGCATCAGCGGCTTTAGCGGCGGGAAATACCGTCGTTGTAAAGCCAGCCTCGTACACCCCTCTCTCGGCGGTGATGCTCGGAGAGATTGCCAATGAAGCAGGTCTGCCTCCTGGCGTGCTCAACATCATCACGGGTCCAGGTGGGACTGTCGGGACGGCGATGACGACGCATCCCCATGTACGCCGGATCTCTTTTGTGGGAGAATCTAACACCGGCAAGACCGTCATGCAGAATGCCGCTTCGCATCTGATTCCGGTATCGCTTGAATTGGGAGGCAAATCAGCCAATATTGTATTTGAAGATGCCGATCTTGATGAAGCGGTAAAAGGGTCGGTCGAGGCGATATTCCGCAATCAGGGCGAGATTTGTCTGGCAGGATCGCGTTTATTGGTGCAAGAAAGCGTATATGATCAGTTTCTGGACAAATTTGTGGCGGCTGTCCAAAGGATCAAGGTGGGAAATCCGCTGGAACCAGAGACCGATATGGGCGCGTTGGTGTCCCGCAGTCACTTGGAGACGGTGGTGGACTACATCCAGATCGGACTGGAAGAAGGAGCCAAGCTCGGTTGCGGCGGAAAACGGATCAGCGGGCTGGGTGACGGCAATTTCCTGGAGCCAACTGTTCTCTATGATGTAGACAACAAAATGAGGGTAGCCCAGGAGGAGATTTTCGGTCCAGTCGTCGTAATCATCCCTTTTCGTTCAGAAGAGGACGCTATTCGGATCGCCAATGATTCGGCTTACGGCTTGGCAGGAGTGGTTTGGACCAACAACCTTCGGCGCGCGCATCGCGTGGCTGATCGAGTGAAATCAGGTCTTTTATGGATCAATTGCTGGTATGTGCGTGACTTGCGAACTCCGTTTGGCGGTGCCAAGGATAGCGGGATTGGCCGCGAAGGAGGGCGTCACAGCTTCGAATTCTACTCCGAGATCAAGACAGTCACCATGAAATTATAG
- a CDS encoding DinB family protein produces the protein MEKLIEEYSRDYELLREAIEGLSEEELRFQPAPTKWSIHQILIHVTDSEILATHRLRKVLAEEEPLLLSFDQEAWSDNLGYERLDRERHMLLFQMLRVSMLPLLENLSPEQLERIGQYPDGVRYTFKELLGLRVQHVRAHLAQIERVKQALSKDS, from the coding sequence ATGGAAAAGTTGATCGAGGAGTACAGCCGAGACTATGAGCTGTTGCGAGAAGCCATTGAAGGATTGTCTGAGGAAGAGCTGCGTTTCCAACCTGCACCGACCAAATGGAGCATCCACCAGATTCTTATTCATGTAACAGATTCCGAGATCTTGGCGACACATCGTCTGAGAAAAGTCTTGGCGGAGGAAGAACCGCTTCTGCTATCTTTTGATCAGGAAGCCTGGTCGGATAACCTGGGATACGAACGCTTGGACCGCGAGCGGCATATGCTCCTGTTCCAAATGCTGCGGGTCAGCATGCTGCCGCTTCTGGAAAATCTGTCTCCCGAGCAGCTTGAGCGGATCGGGCAATATCCCGACGGAGTAAGGTACACGTTCAAAGAACTACTGGGATTACGCGTCCAGCATGTCCGTGCCCACCTCGCCCAGATTGAGCGGGTAAAGCAGGCATTATCGAAGGATAGTTAA
- a CDS encoding 2-keto-4-pentenoate hydratase, with protein sequence MQSELLYKRLAQKLVDAELNREEIVKLTAEYPQLTVEDGYRIQNELVSLKLEQGHRIFASKMGLTSQVKMKQMNVHEPIRGYIFDYMNIEDGILPINELIHPKVEAEIAFVLSEDLEGPGITEAHVLASTDYVVPALEIIDSRYAQFQFALPDVIADNTSSSRVFIGSTWRKPDELELDLVGVTLSINGELKDMGAGAAVLGHPAHSVAMLANMLAREGRKLYKGDLILSGGMTSSHHLREGDVVCAKWGSLGSIEFVVKTG encoded by the coding sequence GTGCAATCGGAACTATTGTACAAAAGGCTGGCTCAGAAGCTGGTGGATGCGGAGTTGAACAGGGAGGAGATCGTAAAACTTACGGCTGAATACCCCCAGCTGACAGTGGAGGATGGATATCGTATTCAAAATGAGCTGGTCTCCCTCAAGCTTGAGCAGGGACATCGCATCTTTGCCTCTAAAATGGGTTTGACCAGTCAGGTAAAGATGAAACAGATGAATGTGCACGAACCGATTCGGGGCTACATTTTTGACTATATGAATATCGAGGATGGTATTTTGCCGATCAATGAATTGATTCATCCCAAGGTGGAAGCGGAAATCGCCTTTGTATTGAGTGAGGATTTGGAAGGACCCGGCATCACTGAGGCTCATGTCCTGGCATCCACTGACTATGTGGTTCCTGCACTGGAGATTATCGATAGCAGGTATGCGCAGTTCCAGTTTGCCTTGCCGGATGTTATTGCCGACAATACTTCGTCTTCCCGTGTGTTTATCGGATCGACGTGGAGAAAGCCTGATGAACTTGAACTCGATTTGGTAGGTGTGACTCTTTCGATCAATGGCGAGCTCAAAGACATGGGGGCTGGTGCAGCAGTTCTCGGTCATCCAGCCCACTCCGTCGCAATGCTGGCGAACATGCTTGCTCGCGAAGGACGCAAGCTGTACAAGGGAGATTTGATTTTGTCCGGGGGCATGACCAGTTCCCATCATCTACGCGAGGGGGATGTCGTATGCGCTAAATGGGGAAGCCTCGGAAGCATTGAGTTTGTGGTGAAAACGGGATAG
- the dmpG gene encoding 4-hydroxy-2-oxovalerate aldolase: MSRDIVITEVALRDGSHAINHQFTVEQVVEVARALDEASVPYIEVSHGDGLAGSSLQYGLSRTPELELIEAAVSVCKQAKVGVLLLPGIGTIKDLKTAAGLGVGMARIATHATEADVSAQHMYQAKELGLKTVGFLMMSHTAAPGKLAEQAGLMQSYGADVVYIVDSAGALLPDQAGERVRALKQCLHIPVGFHAHNNLSLAMANTLVAIQEGATWIDGSVRCLGAGAGNTQTEVLLAVLDRMGIQTGVDLYKMMDLAEEIVSPILQVPQEITRDALVLGYAGVYSSFRLHAERAATKFGIDSRDILIELGRRKAVGGQEDMIVDVAAEIAQLNSYTNLPISDRG; the protein is encoded by the coding sequence ATGAGTCGTGATATTGTGATCACCGAGGTAGCGCTTCGAGATGGGAGCCATGCGATCAATCACCAGTTTACTGTAGAGCAAGTAGTCGAAGTGGCGCGCGCATTGGATGAAGCAAGCGTGCCGTATATTGAGGTCTCCCATGGAGATGGATTGGCCGGATCGTCCCTGCAGTATGGGCTATCCAGGACCCCTGAACTGGAGCTGATCGAGGCTGCCGTTTCCGTTTGTAAACAAGCAAAAGTGGGCGTGCTCTTGCTGCCGGGAATCGGCACGATCAAAGATTTGAAGACGGCTGCAGGGCTTGGGGTAGGGATGGCACGAATCGCCACACATGCGACCGAAGCGGATGTTTCCGCTCAGCATATGTATCAGGCTAAAGAGCTTGGCTTGAAAACAGTTGGCTTTTTGATGATGTCGCATACGGCTGCTCCGGGAAAACTGGCGGAGCAAGCTGGACTCATGCAAAGCTATGGAGCCGATGTCGTGTATATCGTCGATTCTGCTGGCGCTCTGCTACCTGATCAAGCAGGGGAACGAGTCCGGGCATTGAAGCAATGTCTGCATATTCCCGTTGGCTTCCATGCACACAATAATTTGTCTTTAGCTATGGCCAATACGCTCGTCGCCATTCAAGAGGGCGCCACCTGGATTGACGGCAGCGTGCGGTGCTTGGGTGCAGGTGCGGGCAATACACAAACCGAGGTTCTCCTTGCTGTATTGGATCGAATGGGCATTCAGACGGGCGTCGATCTGTACAAAATGATGGACCTGGCAGAGGAAATCGTGTCGCCGATTCTTCAAGTCCCACAGGAAATTACCAGAGACGCTCTGGTTCTCGGATACGCGGGGGTCTATTCCAGCTTCCGGCTTCATGCCGAGCGTGCAGCAACGAAATTCGGCATCGACTCCCGGGATATTTTGATCGAGTTGGGAAGACGAAAGGCCGTGGGGGGACAAGAAGACATGATCGTGGATGTCGCAGCAGAAATCGCCCAACTGAACAGCTATACCAATCTACCAATATCAGATAGGGGGTGA
- a CDS encoding proline dehydrogenase family protein: MKEYIQQSSELNPIFQRAAKRFVTGDLREDGVSVGNQLIQKGYRISLEFIGENTINKEECLQAKEEFIALMKECGDRRLSARISFDLSHIGLSIEPGLAYQNLMEMAKEAQSRGLSLMISMEESAKTDQILTIYKKVAVDYSNVGITLQAQLHRTFEDINELIHYPGAIRIVKGAYQEPSNICTPRSEKLDQRYLELVEICVKAGHQVSIASHDNAIYEQVIERGFLRNPYAEAEMLYGIRPEFCKKLKDEGLPVRVYLTYGVEWYLYLCHRIAEYPPNIYTAITDMIYGKGDFSQLY, translated from the coding sequence ATGAAAGAGTACATTCAACAATCTTCGGAGCTGAATCCGATATTTCAGCGTGCAGCTAAGCGATTTGTAACAGGTGATTTAAGAGAAGATGGGGTATCAGTTGGTAATCAACTAATACAGAAGGGATACCGTATTTCTCTGGAATTCATCGGAGAAAACACAATAAACAAAGAGGAATGCTTACAGGCCAAAGAGGAATTTATAGCATTGATGAAAGAATGTGGAGATCGTAGACTAAGTGCTCGGATTTCTTTTGATTTATCTCATATTGGTTTATCGATTGAGCCTGGGCTTGCCTATCAAAACTTGATGGAAATGGCGAAAGAAGCGCAATCCCGTGGCCTTTCTCTAATGATTAGTATGGAGGAATCAGCTAAAACAGATCAGATCCTTACCATATATAAAAAAGTCGCTGTGGATTATTCCAACGTAGGGATTACGCTGCAAGCACAATTGCATCGAACATTTGAAGATATTAATGAATTAATTCATTATCCTGGGGCAATTAGGATTGTGAAAGGAGCATATCAAGAGCCGTCAAATATTTGTACTCCTCGTTCTGAAAAGCTGGATCAACGTTATCTTGAATTGGTGGAGATATGTGTGAAAGCCGGTCACCAAGTATCCATTGCTTCTCATGATAATGCTATATATGAACAAGTCATCGAGCGTGGTTTTTTGCGAAATCCGTATGCGGAAGCGGAAATGCTTTATGGCATTCGCCCCGAATTTTGCAAAAAACTTAAAGATGAAGGACTGCCTGTTCGGGTTTATCTTACCTATGGTGTAGAGTGGTACTTATACCTTTGTCATAGAATAGCTGAGTACCCGCCAAACATTTATACTGCCATTACGGATATGATTTATGGAAAGGGAGACTTTTCCCAACTTTATTGA